In Sulfitobacter sp. M39, the following proteins share a genomic window:
- a CDS encoding glycosyltransferase family 2 protein, with translation MSNLGLELKAPKPARVRGRYRPLGRILVDAGQIDQADLVHALEAQRDLDAPLGEILVAKGLVSRSQVTKALALQHQIQQVDLDADPPKPMLARYLPAEASLRHKIVPWRRMGQTLFVATSRPDTLHTLAHEAFGNSDLDIVPVLAEPAQINRQITALYGTELAKRAAERVPPHESCRTWRVAGPRRRIWAAGVIFVTSMLFALLPAVTFTAFVLWALFCSTMIMTLRLSAFLARCLWVNTPLPSDPAVPSPPTRWPKVSVLVPLLHEEEIASALIARLSQLSYPKALLQVVLVLEEGDQMTRDTIARTELPFWFDVIEVPQAGKLRTKPRALNYALEFCSGSIIGVWDAEDAPEVDQINRVVQHFDQAHKNVACVQGVLDFYNARTNWISRCFTLEYATWWRVILPGVAHLGLIIPLGGTTLFFRRAALEKLRGWDAHNVTEDADLGVRLARHGYKTDLLPTVTYEEANFRAWPWVKQRSRWLKGFLITWVVHSRAPLRLIRDVGLIRFLGVQVLFLATFCQFIFAPLLWSFCLPLFGAAHPVQTTLGADVFYGLFGYFLFAEILNLSVAMTAVSGPQHRHLIPWAITLPFYFILGSFAAYKALYEFVVTPFYWDKTEHGVAHKSSPTGSTASPFRPP, from the coding sequence ACCGTCCCTTGGGGCGCATATTGGTCGACGCAGGGCAGATCGATCAGGCCGATCTGGTTCACGCGCTTGAAGCGCAGCGCGATCTCGATGCGCCGCTTGGGGAAATCCTTGTGGCAAAAGGGCTTGTCTCGCGCAGTCAGGTAACTAAAGCACTGGCGCTTCAACATCAGATCCAGCAGGTCGACCTTGACGCAGACCCGCCCAAACCAATGCTTGCGCGCTATCTGCCTGCCGAAGCCAGCTTGCGCCATAAGATTGTGCCGTGGCGACGAATGGGCCAAACGCTGTTTGTAGCGACCAGCCGGCCGGATACCCTTCATACCCTTGCGCATGAGGCCTTCGGCAACAGCGATCTGGACATCGTACCGGTGCTGGCAGAACCCGCGCAGATCAACCGTCAGATCACCGCGCTTTACGGTACCGAACTTGCCAAACGCGCGGCAGAACGTGTGCCCCCTCATGAAAGCTGCCGAACATGGCGGGTTGCCGGTCCCCGTCGGCGTATTTGGGCCGCCGGTGTCATTTTTGTCACGAGCATGCTGTTCGCGTTACTCCCCGCGGTGACTTTTACGGCGTTTGTTCTATGGGCATTGTTTTGCAGTACTATGATCATGACGCTACGTCTGTCGGCCTTTCTGGCGCGCTGCCTGTGGGTGAACACACCACTGCCTTCAGACCCCGCCGTGCCATCGCCCCCGACACGATGGCCAAAGGTATCGGTTCTTGTCCCTCTTCTTCATGAGGAGGAGATTGCCAGCGCCTTGATCGCGCGCCTGTCGCAGCTCAGCTATCCCAAGGCGCTGCTGCAGGTCGTGCTGGTGCTGGAGGAAGGCGATCAAATGACCCGTGACACCATCGCGCGCACCGAACTGCCCTTCTGGTTCGACGTGATCGAAGTGCCCCAAGCAGGCAAACTGCGCACCAAACCCCGTGCCCTGAACTACGCGCTGGAATTTTGCAGCGGAAGTATTATCGGCGTGTGGGATGCCGAGGACGCGCCGGAGGTCGACCAGATCAACCGCGTCGTACAACACTTTGATCAAGCGCATAAAAACGTCGCTTGTGTGCAGGGCGTTCTGGATTTCTATAATGCGCGCACCAACTGGATCTCGCGTTGTTTCACGCTGGAATATGCAACCTGGTGGCGCGTGATCCTACCCGGTGTCGCGCATCTGGGGCTGATCATCCCGCTTGGTGGCACGACATTGTTTTTCCGCCGCGCTGCTTTGGAAAAACTGCGTGGCTGGGACGCCCATAACGTCACCGAAGATGCAGATCTTGGCGTCCGCCTCGCGCGGCATGGGTATAAAACCGACCTGCTGCCCACGGTCACTTACGAAGAGGCCAATTTTCGTGCGTGGCCGTGGGTCAAACAAAGGTCACGATGGCTGAAAGGCTTCTTGATCACATGGGTCGTGCACAGCCGTGCCCCCCTCCGGCTAATCCGCGATGTCGGGCTCATTCGGTTTTTGGGCGTGCAGGTACTGTTCCTCGCGACGTTCTGCCAGTTTATCTTTGCCCCCCTGCTCTGGTCCTTTTGCCTACCGCTATTCGGCGCGGCGCATCCCGTTCAAACAACACTGGGCGCTGATGTGTTCTACGGGCTTTTCGGATATTTCCTCTTCGCAGAAATCCTCAATCTATCTGTCGCGATGACGGCTGTCTCGGGTCCGCAGCATCGCCACCTTATACCCTGGGCAATCACCCTTCCGTTTTACTTTATACTCGGTTCTTTCGCAGCCTATAAGGCGCTATATGAATTCGTGGTCACGCCGTTTTATTGGGATAAGACCGAACATGGCGTCGCGCATAAATCCAGCCCCACTGGTTCTACGGCGTCACCATTTCGTCCACCCTAG
- a CDS encoding GntR family transcriptional regulator has protein sequence MTTPRSGPTDAYSMILDAIDVGTYRPGDRLVESELAERFGVSRTPVREALQRLETQSLLARDGRSLIVASLDHNQVAELYVVRGELEGLAARLAARHATAEEVRVLREMVEEDDAFRDNPAALARANRRFHKQIHLASHNRYLVQQLDLVHRSMALMATSSLAVDGRGAIAQDEHDRIVQMIEQRDEDGADEALRTHISVAFMTRLKQEAAQRKDEG, from the coding sequence ATGACGACGCCACGCTCCGGACCCACAGACGCCTATTCGATGATCCTGGACGCGATTGACGTGGGCACCTATCGCCCCGGTGATCGGCTGGTGGAAAGCGAATTGGCAGAGCGCTTCGGTGTCTCAAGAACGCCGGTTCGTGAAGCATTACAACGGCTTGAGACGCAGTCCTTGCTCGCGCGGGACGGACGAAGCCTGATCGTTGCATCGTTGGATCACAATCAGGTGGCCGAACTTTACGTTGTACGCGGCGAGCTGGAAGGGTTGGCCGCGCGGCTTGCCGCCCGTCACGCCACCGCTGAAGAAGTCCGTGTATTGCGCGAAATGGTCGAGGAAGACGACGCTTTTCGCGACAATCCAGCGGCGCTGGCACGTGCGAACCGCAGATTTCACAAACAAATTCATCTCGCGTCGCACAACCGGTATCTGGTGCAGCAACTTGATCTGGTGCACCGATCCATGGCGCTGATGGCGACATCGTCGCTGGCGGTGGACGGGCGCGGCGCGATTGCGCAGGACGAACATGACCGCATTGTCCAGATGATCGAACAGCGTGACGAAGATGGCGCGGATGAAGCATTGCGCACGCATATCTCTGTCGCCTTCATGACGCGGCTCAAGCAAGAAGCGGCGCAGCGCAAAGACGAAGGCTAG
- a CDS encoding pyrimidine 5'-nucleotidase, translating to MPHTSFSHVNTWVFDLDNTLYPPSARLFDQIEQRMTHWVMTALNVDAQRADYLRRHYWHTYGTTLAGLMREHDLDPGPYLHEVHEISFDALIPDPLLAARIAALPGRRIIYTNGTAPYAEKVIAARGLSGLFDAIYGVEHASFLPKPERAAYDLIFAADALTPTTAVMFEDDPRNLIAPHDMGMGTVHVAEHPAPAPHIHFHTDDLSAFLAQITG from the coding sequence ATGCCACACACCTCTTTTTCTCATGTGAATACTTGGGTCTTTGACCTTGATAACACATTATACCCGCCATCAGCCCGCCTGTTTGACCAGATCGAACAGCGGATGACGCACTGGGTAATGACCGCCTTGAACGTCGACGCGCAGCGCGCGGACTATCTGCGCAGACATTATTGGCACACCTATGGCACCACATTGGCTGGGCTGATGCGCGAACACGACCTTGATCCTGGCCCCTATTTGCACGAGGTGCACGAGATCTCCTTTGACGCGCTGATCCCGGATCCTCTGCTTGCCGCACGGATCGCCGCCCTACCGGGGCGCCGGATCATCTATACCAACGGCACCGCCCCCTACGCCGAGAAAGTCATTGCCGCACGGGGGCTATCGGGCCTATTCGATGCCATCTACGGCGTTGAACACGCGTCATTTTTACCCAAACCCGAACGCGCCGCTTATGACCTGATATTTGCCGCCGACGCATTGACCCCAACCACCGCCGTGATGTTCGAGGACGACCCCCGCAACCTGATTGCCCCGCATGACATGGGGATGGGCACCGTCCATGTGGCCGAGCACCCCGCCCCCGCGCCACATATCCATTTCCACACCGATGATCTTTCGGCTTTTCTTGCACAGATCACGGGCTAA
- a CDS encoding UbiH/UbiF family hydroxylase — MTMACDILISGGGIAGLTAAAAFGTAGFNVVCVDPTPPVTDGAAQGADMRSTAMLQPARRVLEAAGIWAHLEEHAAPLQVMRIVDAGGDGDTPVTSRAFDAADISDQPFGWNFPNWLLRRALLERLEALPNVDFRPGTATTSLFTRTTGARVTRSDGTKISTKLVIAADGRDSPMRDAAGIEVTRQSYGQKALAFAVTHPIPHENVSTEVHRSGGPFTLVPLPDRDGLPCSAVVWMDDGASCLARMALDADTFSQAATDRSAHVLGPLTLASERAIWPIISQHAARLSAERVALIAEAAHVMPPIGAQGLNMSLQDIATLLELAQKHGADLGSQQMLDAYHKARFGDIQLRLRGIELLNRASQATTPLARDARAKGLSALYALPPVRRMLMEMGLGMRQG, encoded by the coding sequence ATGACCATGGCATGTGATATCTTGATTTCGGGCGGCGGCATTGCCGGTTTGACGGCGGCAGCGGCTTTCGGCACCGCGGGTTTCAACGTCGTCTGCGTCGACCCCACGCCCCCCGTCACCGATGGTGCGGCGCAAGGGGCCGACATGCGCTCTACCGCGATGCTGCAGCCGGCGCGCCGCGTGCTTGAGGCAGCGGGCATCTGGGCCCATCTGGAAGAACATGCCGCACCTTTGCAGGTGATGCGTATTGTGGATGCGGGCGGTGACGGCGATACACCAGTCACCAGCCGCGCGTTTGATGCTGCCGATATCTCGGACCAGCCCTTTGGCTGGAACTTCCCGAACTGGCTGCTGAGGCGCGCGCTTCTGGAGCGGCTAGAGGCTTTGCCGAACGTCGATTTCCGCCCCGGCACCGCAACCACCAGCCTGTTCACCCGCACCACCGGCGCACGCGTAACCCGCAGCGATGGAACGAAAATTTCGACAAAGCTCGTGATTGCCGCAGACGGGCGCGACAGCCCCATGCGCGACGCCGCCGGAATTGAGGTGACCCGCCAAAGCTATGGCCAAAAGGCGCTTGCCTTTGCCGTGACACACCCGATCCCGCATGAAAACGTGTCGACCGAGGTGCACCGCAGCGGGGGCCCCTTCACCCTTGTGCCCCTGCCCGATCGCGACGGTCTGCCCTGCTCTGCCGTGGTGTGGATGGATGACGGCGCGTCCTGCCTTGCGCGGATGGCGCTTGACGCAGATACGTTTTCTCAAGCCGCAACCGACCGCAGCGCACACGTGCTCGGCCCGTTGACGCTGGCCTCCGAACGGGCGATCTGGCCGATCATCAGCCAGCATGCCGCGCGCCTCTCTGCCGAACGCGTCGCCCTGATTGCAGAAGCCGCCCATGTGATGCCCCCCATCGGCGCGCAGGGGTTGAACATGTCGCTGCAAGACATCGCAACGTTGCTGGAACTGGCGCAAAAGCACGGCGCTGATCTGGGCAGCCAGCAGATGCTGGACGCCTACCACAAGGCCCGGTTTGGCGATATTCAGCTGCGCTTGCGCGGCATCGAGCTGCTGAACCGCGCCAGTCAGGCGACAACGCCGTTGGCCCGAGATGCCCGTGCCAAAGGGCTCAGCGCGCTATACGCGCTGCCCCCCGTACGGCGCATGCTGATGGAGATGGGGTTGGGCATGCGGCAGGGCTGA
- a CDS encoding aminotransferase class V-fold PLP-dependent enzyme, giving the protein MPALLNSVDPEGLEEFSVVFTDRSLNHMSAVFQEVMRDISTLLKDVYNADAVAVVPGGGTYGMEAVARQFARGAEVLVVRNGWFSYRWSQIIESGDLTGNATVMKAQMQGNSTPAPFAPSPIDDVVKAIETHKPQVVFAPHVETSAGVILPDDYIKQMAEAAHAVGALVVLDCIASGCAWVDMKALGVDLLLSAPQKGWSASPSAGLVMMSERAVARMGETTSDSFAIDLAKWHSIMKAYENGGHAYHATMPTDALRQFRDTMLETKSYGFDRLKEAQWRLGDSVRKMLADRGVTSVAAEGFGAPGVVVSYTADPSVQNGKAFAAEGMQIAAGVPLMCDEPEDFQTFRLGLFGLDKLYDVDATLARLAAVVDKVL; this is encoded by the coding sequence ATGCCCGCTTTGCTAAATTCAGTTGACCCGGAAGGGCTTGAAGAGTTTTCGGTCGTGTTCACCGACCGGTCCTTGAACCATATGAGCGCCGTGTTCCAAGAGGTCATGCGCGACATCAGCACTCTGCTCAAGGACGTATACAACGCCGATGCCGTGGCGGTGGTCCCCGGAGGCGGCACCTACGGGATGGAGGCGGTCGCCCGTCAGTTCGCACGGGGTGCCGAGGTGCTGGTCGTGCGCAACGGCTGGTTTTCCTATCGGTGGAGCCAGATCATCGAGAGCGGTGATCTGACCGGCAATGCCACCGTTATGAAGGCGCAAATGCAGGGCAACAGCACGCCCGCGCCCTTTGCCCCAAGCCCGATTGATGACGTTGTCAAAGCCATCGAGACGCATAAGCCGCAGGTGGTTTTCGCACCTCATGTGGAGACCAGTGCAGGGGTGATCCTGCCCGATGACTATATCAAGCAGATGGCAGAAGCGGCCCATGCCGTCGGCGCGCTGGTGGTGCTGGATTGCATCGCGTCGGGCTGCGCATGGGTGGATATGAAGGCGCTTGGCGTCGACCTATTGCTCTCTGCGCCGCAAAAGGGCTGGAGCGCATCGCCCTCTGCCGGGCTGGTCATGATGTCGGAGCGCGCTGTTGCACGCATGGGAGAGACAACATCGGACAGCTTTGCCATCGATCTGGCCAAGTGGCATAGCATTATGAAAGCCTATGAAAATGGCGGCCACGCCTATCACGCGACCATGCCGACCGATGCGCTACGCCAATTCCGCGATACCATGCTTGAGACGAAATCCTACGGCTTTGACCGTCTGAAAGAGGCGCAGTGGCGTCTGGGGGATTCTGTGCGCAAGATGCTGGCGGATAGGGGCGTTACCTCTGTCGCGGCGGAAGGTTTTGGCGCGCCTGGGGTGGTGGTGAGCTATACTGCGGATCCATCCGTGCAAAACGGCAAGGCCTTTGCTGCCGAAGGGATGCAGATCGCCGCTGGCGTGCCGTTGATGTGTGACGAGCCGGAGGATTTCCAGACCTTCCGTCTGGGGCTGTTCGGGTTGGATAAGCTTTACGACGTTGATGCCACGCTCGCGCGGTTGGCAGCCGTAGTCGATAAGGTACTGTAA
- a CDS encoding Lrp/AsnC family transcriptional regulator, protein MITLDEVDHRLIRSLARDATQSAGALGRHMGLSQPATWRRIKRLEEAGILRGKRVRLNREALGFGVTVFLGVKLATKGRVSLEDFERAVSAIPEVQTVEHVLGLYDYRLRVVARDLADFERVLRRRIMTLPGAGAVEANVLLSEERLTGPLGL, encoded by the coding sequence ATGATCACGCTCGATGAGGTGGACCACCGGCTGATCCGGTCGCTTGCGCGCGATGCCACGCAGAGCGCCGGTGCCCTGGGGCGTCATATGGGGCTATCGCAGCCTGCCACTTGGCGGCGGATCAAACGGTTGGAGGAGGCAGGCATCCTGCGCGGCAAGAGGGTGCGCTTGAATCGCGAGGCATTGGGGTTCGGCGTCACCGTCTTTCTCGGCGTCAAGCTTGCGACCAAGGGTCGGGTCAGTCTTGAGGATTTCGAACGCGCCGTCAGTGCCATCCCAGAGGTTCAAACGGTGGAGCATGTTCTGGGGCTATATGACTACCGTTTACGGGTTGTGGCGCGGGATCTGGCAGATTTCGAACGGGTGCTGCGGCGGCGGATCATGACTCTGCCGGGGGCGGGGGCGGTCGAGGCAAATGTGCTGCTGAGCGAGGAACGACTGACCGGACCATTGGGCCTGTGA
- a CDS encoding Lrp/AsnC family transcriptional regulator, whose product MLDDMDRRILRHWQADAGLSPAELADLTGLTAGKVSRRITRMQETGIVQGVAAVVDWAALGYTVEVSLRITLDKTQGNAFDRFLEEARKLPEVIELQTFLGRVDVRLSVIARDMAHYQQIYREGILTLPHIADIEALMHVARIKSEEALPL is encoded by the coding sequence ATGCTTGATGATATGGATCGACGTATTCTGCGCCACTGGCAGGCGGATGCGGGGCTGTCGCCAGCTGAGCTGGCCGACCTAACGGGGTTGACGGCGGGCAAAGTGTCACGGCGGATCACTCGCATGCAGGAAACCGGGATCGTGCAAGGGGTGGCGGCTGTCGTCGATTGGGCGGCATTGGGCTACACGGTCGAGGTGTCCTTGCGGATTACCTTGGACAAGACGCAGGGCAATGCCTTTGACCGCTTTCTTGAAGAGGCGCGCAAACTGCCTGAGGTGATCGAGCTCCAGACCTTTCTGGGGCGTGTGGATGTGCGCCTATCGGTAATTGCGCGGGATATGGCGCATTATCAGCAGATTTACCGGGAGGGCATTCTAACTTTGCCACATATTGCCGATATCGAGGCGCTGATGCATGTGGCGCGGATCAAGTCAGAGGAGGCGTTGCCGCTATGA
- the ilvC gene encoding ketol-acid reductoisomerase has product MRVYYDRDCDVNLIKDKKVAILGYGSQGHAHALNLRDSGAKNLVVALREGSASKAKAEGEGLKVMEIAEAAAWADVIMFTMPDELQAETYKKYVHDNIREGAAIAFAHGLNVHFGLIEPKPGVDVIMMAPKGPGHTVRGEYTKGGGVPCLVAVDTDATGKALEIGLSYCSAIGGGRSGIIETNFREECETDLFGEQAVLCGGIVELIRCGFETLVEAGYEPEMAYFECLHETKLIVDLIYEGGIANMDYSISNTAEYGQYVSGPRILPYDETKARMKAVLSDIQSGKFVRDFMLENSVGQPTLKSSRRANDEHQIEVVGGKLREMMPWISAGKMVDKSKN; this is encoded by the coding sequence ATGCGCGTTTATTACGACCGTGACTGCGATGTGAACCTGATCAAGGACAAGAAAGTCGCCATCCTCGGCTATGGCTCCCAGGGCCACGCCCACGCGCTGAACCTGCGCGACTCGGGTGCGAAAAACCTCGTCGTTGCGCTGCGCGAAGGCTCCGCTTCGAAAGCGAAGGCTGAAGGCGAAGGCCTGAAAGTCATGGAAATCGCCGAAGCAGCAGCTTGGGCTGATGTGATCATGTTCACCATGCCCGACGAATTGCAGGCCGAAACCTACAAGAAATACGTTCACGACAACATCCGCGAAGGCGCTGCAATCGCATTCGCCCACGGCCTGAACGTCCACTTCGGCCTGATCGAACCCAAGCCCGGCGTCGATGTGATCATGATGGCCCCCAAGGGCCCGGGCCACACTGTGCGCGGCGAATACACCAAAGGCGGCGGCGTGCCTTGCCTTGTTGCGGTAGACACCGACGCCACCGGCAAGGCGCTGGAAATCGGCCTGTCCTACTGTTCCGCCATCGGTGGCGGCCGTTCCGGCATCATCGAAACCAACTTCCGCGAAGAATGTGAAACCGATCTGTTCGGTGAACAGGCTGTTCTGTGCGGCGGTATCGTTGAACTGATCCGCTGCGGCTTTGAGACACTGGTCGAAGCAGGCTACGAGCCCGAAATGGCCTATTTCGAATGTCTGCACGAAACCAAGCTGATCGTTGACCTGATCTATGAGGGCGGCATCGCCAACATGGACTACTCGATCTCGAACACAGCGGAATACGGCCAATACGTCTCCGGCCCGCGCATCCTGCCCTACGACGAGACCAAAGCGCGCATGAAAGCCGTTCTCAGCGACATCCAGTCGGGCAAATTCGTGCGTGACTTCATGCTGGAAAACTCCGTCGGTCAGCCCACGCTGAAATCCTCGCGTCGCGCCAATGACGAGCATCAGATCGAAGTCGTCGGCGGCAAGCTGCGCGAAATGATGCCTTGGATCTCTGCCGGCAAGATGGTCGACAAATCCAAGAACTGA
- a CDS encoding DMT family transporter produces MPDAPQITKSSWLMILLLAFIWGGTFLVTEIALTEVPPFWIAATRVGFAASVMVVIWGLRGFRLFTQSPTRGDIAAVIFIGAASSAVPFSLLAWGQQYVTSGFAGVTMAATALIILPLSHFFVPGEAMSPRKVIGFALGFVGVVILIGAQAFESTGTAIETQGRLACLGAAGCYATSSIIMRRLPAVDAIGLATILLIIATCITIPMAIIIEGLPPRPSPSIFAALAFLGLIPTAAANFLRVLVIRSAGPVFMSLVNYQVPVWSVCLGALLLNEPLPPSLLYAMVLILSGVALSQYGAFRRLFTRTRA; encoded by the coding sequence ATGCCGGACGCGCCCCAGATCACCAAATCCAGCTGGCTGATGATCCTGCTGCTTGCCTTCATCTGGGGAGGCACGTTTCTGGTGACCGAAATCGCCCTGACTGAAGTGCCACCCTTCTGGATCGCGGCCACACGTGTCGGGTTCGCGGCCTCCGTGATGGTGGTTATCTGGGGTCTGCGCGGGTTTCGGCTCTTTACCCAATCCCCCACCCGCGGCGACATTGCGGCCGTCATCTTTATCGGTGCCGCCAGCTCTGCCGTGCCGTTCAGCCTGCTCGCATGGGGTCAGCAATATGTCACCTCGGGCTTCGCGGGGGTGACCATGGCCGCGACGGCGCTGATCATCCTGCCGCTATCGCATTTCTTCGTCCCGGGCGAAGCGATGAGTCCGCGCAAGGTGATCGGGTTTGCCTTGGGCTTTGTCGGCGTTGTCATCCTGATCGGCGCGCAAGCCTTTGAAAGCACCGGCACCGCGATTGAGACCCAGGGCCGTCTGGCCTGCTTGGGTGCGGCGGGGTGCTACGCCACCAGTTCGATCATCATGCGCCGCCTGCCCGCGGTGGATGCGATCGGCCTTGCGACCATCCTGCTGATCATTGCCACCTGCATCACCATTCCCATGGCGATCATCATCGAAGGTCTACCGCCCCGCCCCTCGCCGTCCATCTTCGCGGCGCTGGCGTTTCTGGGCCTGATCCCCACCGCCGCCGCGAATTTCCTGCGCGTGCTGGTGATCCGCAGCGCCGGCCCGGTGTTTATGTCACTGGTGAACTACCAAGTCCCCGTCTGGTCCGTCTGCCTCGGCGCGCTCTTGCTGAACGAACCGCTGCCGCCATCCCTGCTCTACGCGATGGTGCTGATCCTCTCGGGTGTCGCGCTCAGCCAATATGGCGCATTCCGCCGGCTGTTCACCCGCACCCGCGCCTAG
- the glmM gene encoding phosphoglucosamine mutase, with translation MTKLFGTDGIRGKANVHPMTAEVALKIGAAVGRYFSAGRDGVHRVVIGKDTRLSGYMFENALTAGLTSSGMNVLLLGPVPTPAVGLLTRSMRADLGVMISASHNPATDNGIKFFGPDGFKLSDAVEAEIEALIEGGVELNPADKIGRAKRIDDGRFRYVERVKSSFPRQMRLDGLKVVIDCANGAAHRVAPETLWELGAEVIEIGVAPNGFNINENCGSTHPERAAAAVVEHGAHVGICLDGDADRVILIDETGKVGDGDQFMALMASRWAAEDRLANGALVATVMSNLGLEHFLQGKGLRLERTSVGDRYVVERMREGGFNLGGEQSGHIVMTDHATTGDGLMAGLQFLAEMIRSEKTSSELLNNFEPVPQLLKNVRFSAGQVPLEDVQVQGAIAQAEADLAGQGRLLIRKSGTEPLVRVMAEHEDAQLMERAVDSVVDAVTAAVAP, from the coding sequence ATGACAAAATTATTTGGAACAGACGGTATTCGCGGGAAGGCCAATGTGCATCCGATGACAGCCGAGGTCGCCCTGAAGATCGGGGCCGCTGTGGGGCGCTATTTCAGCGCGGGTCGTGACGGTGTGCACCGTGTGGTGATTGGCAAAGACACGCGGTTGTCGGGCTATATGTTCGAAAATGCGCTGACGGCGGGGCTGACGTCCTCGGGGATGAATGTGCTGCTGCTGGGGCCGGTCCCTACGCCTGCGGTCGGGCTGCTGACGCGGTCGATGCGGGCTGATCTGGGGGTCATGATCTCGGCCAGCCACAATCCGGCGACGGATAATGGCATCAAGTTCTTCGGCCCCGACGGCTTCAAGCTGAGCGACGCTGTGGAGGCCGAGATCGAGGCGTTGATCGAAGGCGGTGTGGAGTTGAACCCCGCCGACAAGATCGGCCGTGCCAAGCGGATCGATGACGGGCGGTTCCGCTATGTCGAGCGGGTGAAGTCATCGTTCCCGCGCCAGATGCGTCTGGACGGGCTGAAGGTCGTGATCGACTGCGCCAATGGGGCCGCACACCGCGTCGCACCCGAAACCCTATGGGAGCTCGGGGCCGAGGTGATCGAGATTGGCGTGGCACCGAACGGCTTTAATATCAACGAGAATTGTGGCTCGACCCACCCCGAACGTGCTGCAGCGGCAGTGGTGGAGCACGGTGCCCATGTGGGCATTTGTCTGGATGGCGATGCGGACCGCGTGATCCTGATCGACGAGACCGGCAAGGTCGGTGACGGGGATCAATTCATGGCCCTTATGGCGTCCCGTTGGGCGGCCGAAGACCGGCTGGCCAATGGCGCCTTGGTTGCCACGGTGATGAGTAACCTTGGCCTTGAACACTTCTTGCAGGGCAAGGGGCTACGGCTTGAGCGGACGTCCGTCGGCGACCGCTATGTGGTCGAGCGGATGCGCGAAGGCGGGTTCAATCTGGGCGGCGAGCAATCGGGCCATATCGTCATGACCGACCACGCCACCACGGGTGACGGTTTGATGGCGGGGCTGCAGTTTCTGGCAGAGATGATCCGGTCGGAAAAGACCTCGTCCGAGCTGCTGAATAACTTTGAGCCCGTGCCGCAACTGCTTAAGAACGTAAGGTTTTCCGCCGGTCAGGTGCCGTTGGAAGATGTGCAGGTGCAAGGGGCCATCGCACAGGCCGAGGCCGATCTGGCCGGTCAGGGGCGTTTGCTGATCCGCAAATCCGGCACCGAGCCGCTGGTACGTGTGATGGCAGAACATGAAGACGCGCAGCTGATGGAACGCGCGGTCGATTCCGTGGTGGATGCAGTCACAGCGGCTGTCGCACCTTAA